Genomic window (Paenibacillus sp. PK3_47):
CTGATCCCCGTAGGTCCATCTGGTCACGCTGATGCCGCTGTCATCCTGAATGTCAGCTGTAACGATAATATCTCTTCCGGACGGCTCGGTTGTATCCGGAGCAAGGTGAATGATAGGGGGGGTCTTGTCAGAGGTATCATCCCGCCATTGATATTCGAGCCAATTGATGCTGGCCACACCCAAGGTATCCGGTCTCTTGAGTAACAGGTATAAATCGTGGATACCGTTTGCGCCGGTGAGCGGCACGGTGATCGTTGACCAGGCAGACCACCCGCCGGTGCTTTTAACCGCCAGGGAACCGACAAGCGGACCTGTCTCGCTATCCATTCTCAGCTCCAGCGTCCCGCCTGAATTGGCGGTAGCCATGCGCAAATTAATGTCTGGAGTCCCCGGTCCAAAATCAAGCTGTTTATAAGCAGCCCAGCTGCCGTTTGAACCAGAGATATGATAGGCTCCGTTTACATCCGTAGTGGATGTTCTGCGAATTCCGCTCATCTTGCTGTACTCCTCGGCCTCGATATGGACAGCATTGGAGGTCTCCAGAGCAAACTTGGCTTCAATAGGCTGGCCTTTGGAGCCTCCGACATCTACGGTCACCTGAATGAACGGGCTGAGACGCTGAACGGTAATCCGCGGATCGGCAGACAGAACGGATCGTGCACTTTTGTCCAGCGTTAGGGTCACCGTACCCGAAGCCGGCTGATTGGGGTCAGAGACAGCCAGGAACAAATCGCTGCCAGGGTTTTCTTTGACCATAACCGCAGCTTTGCCTGAGCTTTTAATTATATCTACACTTTGCTCAGTCTGGGTCCAGAAGTTGGCACCAACCGCATGCAGTTTCTTCTCCTTAACCGCCTGTACACTGGAGTTATTGGCGAGAACGATAAAGTCAGGATTGCCTGCATAGCTGCTCACTTGGGCGGCCGTCTGGTTGGGCAGCAGCGCGTAGGCATAGGAAGCATCGGTAGGTGCTGTTCCGTGATTGAAGTAGAGATTCAGGAAACGGTTGGTATGCGTGGGATTGCCCGGTTCCAGAACGCCTGAATACTTGGAGATATCGAACCACTTGCCGCTGCGCTCCTCGCGAAGGCCTTCGATTGTAGCCACTCCAGGAAAATAATAGCCGATATCCGATCCCGGCGAGCTTCCGGCAAGGTGGGCCCACTTGACTCCGGTCATCGTTTCGGACCAGCCTGCCGTTGAAGGCTTAAGTATACCGTTAACAGTCAGAGGATTGTCCCCGGCGGTGTTAATCTTTCTGTTCTCCACAATCGTTTCGACATCATTACTTCCATAAGTGGAGGTTATACCTGTCCCGAGGGCAACCATTTCATCATCAAAGAGGAACCAGGATTTCTTGGCCTGCATAGCGGAGGTTACATCTGCACCCAGATGCTCAAACGACAGGCCGACTGTCCCGAATCCTTCGGATAAGGCAGTTCCGCCAGCCCAGGTCTGGGGGGAGAGACTTTCGGCAGTCATCGGTTTTCCGTTAACGGCGGTAGTACCCGGCATCCGGTAGGCGTTAACAGTCGGCCAATAGTTCTCTCCATACTGATTGGAATCACCATTGTACAAATAGGTCATGCCCGCACCTGTATACCATCCTTTCAGATTTTGGCCGTTCGTCGTTTCAAAGTTTGCAATGCGCTTGGAGAACATGCTAATGCCTATTCCAAAGCCCGGCCGCAGGTGAACGGCCCGGTCCATTGCTGAATATATCTTGGTCTGAACCGGCTCTTTGGCTGGACTAATATGGGGATTTGCCATAATTGCCTTCGTGCGCTGAATGAAGTCGATAGACTGATTTTCATACACACTATGAGTGGTGTCATTCTGCAGCCAGTATTTAATCATACTTTTGTAGCGCAAAGCCTCCTGCTCGGGGGCGGACTGTGCTATTTTGACAATAGCAGCAATCATCCGGTGACCGGTAGCGTGATCCTGCCGGCTGAAGACGGAAATATCCCGGCCCCGTACCATATCCATCAACGCGCCTTTATAGACAAAAGGAATAAAGGAATCGTTAACCCACCGGTACACATTCTCTGATGCCGGATCGGTTACATCCCAGGAGGTTCCGGTGACCAGATACAGGGCGGTGCTCAAGTTCTCAATCAGGCTTAGGCCATAGGAACCGTTATAAGCGAATTTTTCATGCTGAATGAAGGAACCGTCCTCGTAGAAGCCATCACCGGATGTCACATAGCCGAACACCGGACTTAACCCGTTTACGCCCTTGCGGATCAGCGTTTCATCCTGTGATAGAATTCCTCGGCCTATGGTAATAGCACAGGACCATACCCGGTTAGCACCTGTATCCTTGGGGCCCGCAGCGAAATGCTGAATGGCATTCATATAATTCTGAACTGCTGCGGAGGAAAGCTCGTCATACATCAAAACGACACTGTCATTCAAGGCGAGCGGTGCGCCGATTTCCCACTCCCACCAATTACCATAAGGGGTGACAGAGTTGTTGTAGTAGCTGCCATATAAAAACTCCAATCCTTCCAGAACACTGTCTCTTAAGCCAGGATCTCCTTGGAGGGAAGAACCGGCTGTCTGATAGGCAAGTGCCATCTCATAAAGCTTCTGATAGGAGAGGCGTATATGTGTAGGGTTGGTGGAGTTTGCGGCCAGATCGCTCCACAAATAGGTTCTTCCTGCGGGTACCTTATTCATTGATTTCCAATTATCCTGTGCCTTTGCGGTTATAGATTGAATTGCAGCGGCAATGTCGGGGTCGGAAGCATCATATAATCCTCCGGCCAGCATGTCGAACCATTTGCCTCTTGCAGTATCGTACTCAGGGTCGAGTGTGGCCGAGTAAGCAGATTTCAACGGAAGTCCGGTAATGGTAAGGGCTATGCAAACAAACAACAGCGTGAACGTGCGGATAGACCTGAAGCTTTTCATTCTAATCCCTCCCCGAATTAATGCGCTTACATTTAATTGCAGCCTGCTGCCATTCACTGTTTTGCTTCACATAGCAGGAGGAGGCTGCCTATGCATCTGGCAATCCTCCCCCTACTATTGGCTATTCCTCTATTTAGTCTGTTTCAAATAAGTGTTATGTCTGGTAACCATGGCATCGAGGGTCTGATCCAGCGACTGTGAACCCAGGAAATACTTCTCATACTCCTGCGAGCGCATATCCATAACCTCCTGCGGCAGGCTGCGGACATAGGTCGGAGTCTGATTATCAAACATGACGTACATGAGGGAATCGAGATCATACGTATCCTTCTTATCCCCCAGAAGGCTGCTCAGCGCATCATCCTGGTTGGCATCCTTGGAAGCGGGCAGTCTTCCTCCTGCGGCCATCGGGGCCATGCCGCCGTCTGAATACCACTTCAGAAACTCCCAGGCTTCCGCCTGCTTCTTGGATTTGGCGTTTATGGAGATATAGTCGCCCAGACCGCCGCGGCTTACGAACTGGTCTGCACTTTCTGCCAGCCGCGGTACCGGAGCAAAGGCGATTTTAAAATCACGCGGGAAATCAGTAAAATTATTGGAGCTGCGCAGCAGCCAGGCCCCGATATTCAGCATGGGAACGTCTCCGCTGAGGAATACCTGTTCCACCGGCATTTTGGAGGTCAGCTGTTCACCGAGCGGCGGTGTAGTTTTATCCTCCTTCATCATGGTGTCCAGTGTCTCGAGCCATTTGCGGACCAGCGGATGGTCAAGATTGGAACTGCCGTCGCTCTTGGTGTAGCCTTCCTGTGACAGCACGGAGTCAATCGGGTCTACGAACGGCTCCATATTCTGAATGAAGCTGTACTGGTTGCCTGCTTTAAGCTTTTTCGCATATTCACGCAGCTCATCCCAGGTCCAGTCCTTCGGCACCGGGAGACCCGCTGCATCCAGTGCATCCTTGTTCAATGCGATGAAGAACGGGCTTTTGGTAGTGGGCACGCCGTAGTATTTGCCGCCGATTTTCCAGCTTTCCGCATCAGCCCCCATTTTCTCGTCGATATTATAATCAGTAAATTGGCTGAGGTCGGCTGCCAGATTGGAATCAACCCGCTTGGAAGCCTGGGAAATCGTATAGTTCACAAATAAATCCACGTCCTGCCCGGTAATCATCGCCGTATCCAGCTTCAGGTTGCCGTCATCATCATTGACGAAGCGGACATATTCGACCTGGATTTCGGGGTGATCCTTGTTCCAGTTGTCGATCACCTCCTGCGGGCCTGACTCCGGCGGAACGCCGCCCCACATGGTCAGCTTAACGGGCTTTGCTGCTGCCGGCGTATCAGTGCTAGCGCTTTCATTGGTAGGTGCAGAAGAATTACTGCTGCCGTTACCAGAGCATCCTGCCAGCAGCCCCATTATAAGAACGAGCGATGTAATCCCGGCGGCCATACGTTTCATTTTCAATTGCGACAACCTCCCTTAATGAGCTTTGTTTGTCTTTGCAAATCAAGAATAGCAGATCGCCATAACCGCAAGAAAGGAACAAAATACCGGAGAATATGGAACATAACTCTGCAATTACAGCAGGTGGAATCGTCCGTTGTATTAAAACGTTCTATTGCAGATTGAATTTGTAATCCGCAGGATAAATACGCGATGTCCTATAGCAAAAATGTATGCGTATTCTTACTTATGCTATAATAGCATTTAAATAGATTTCTATTTTATTAAAGGTTCAGTCTGGAGTTACGAATAATGGGGCAGGAGTGTTGCGGGGATGAGATATAACTTTTGGCGTCCGTTGATGCTGATACTGGTTGCGTTACTCTCAAGAAGTATAGTTACTAATCTGTGCCTGATGTTCGGCATGGACGCCGATTCGGCCAGCAGCCTGGGAATGGTTGGTGCGGTCATTGGTGCGCTCATCATGTACAACCGGTTCAGAAAGCCGCGGAGATAACCCGTACAGGGTGCGTTGCGAGGCCTTAACACATGCACATTCTAATGAATCCGTTAAGGTCTTGGTTCCCGGTCAAGCGCGGGGAATTATTCAGTAAAGACGGAAACGCTCTCAACGGGGCTGACCGCAGGCTTCATTTTAATGGATCTGTACAACAATCAGTCTTTGCTTTTAGAGAGGGAATACTTGTATATTTATAATAAAGTTATTCTATTATTTGTATAGAGATGAGAATAGGAGAGAATACATTGAGCACACAACTCGGAATTCCACTAGAAGGCTTCGCAGAATTTAGCAGAGTAGTTGCCGCAGAAGGCGCTGTATTGTTACGAAATGAAGGTCAGGTGCTGCCGCTGCAAAAAGGTGATAACGTCGCGGTTTTTGGCAGAATTCAGGTGAATTACTACCGCAGCGGAACCGGTTCCGGCGGCAGCGTACATGTCTCGCATACCACCAATCTGCTGGACGGGCTCCGCAGCAAACAGGACATTACAGTCAATGAAGAACTGGCGGGCGTCTATGAGAAGTGGATTGAGAGCAATCCTTTTGACAATGGCGGAGGCGGCTGGGCAGCAGAGCCGTGGCACCAGAAGGAAATGCCTCTGACAGACGAGCTGGTATCTAAGGCAAGAAGCCAGTCGGGCAAGGCGATCGTCGTGATCGGACGCACCGCCGGGGAAGATCAGGATAACGCGGATGAGCCGGGAAGCTATCAGTTAACTGCTGACGAAAAGGCAATGCTGAAAGCGGTAACTGCACATTTTGAACAAACCGTTGTTGTGCTTAATGTGTCGAATATTATCGATATGAGCTGGGTGAATGATGAAGGCTATGCCCACCCGATTGCCGGTATTATTTACGCATGGCAGGGCGGTATGGAAGGCGGCAATGCGATTGCCGACGTACTGGCCGGTGAAGTGACACCTAGCGGTAAATTGACGGACACGATTGCCCGTTCTATTGAGGATTATCCTTCAACCCGTAATTACGGGAATGAATTCAAGAATATTTATCAGGAAGATATTTATGTGGGCTACCGTTACTTTGAGACCTTCTGTCCGGAAAAGGTTCAGTATGAATTTGGCTACGGCTTGTCCTACACCACCTTTACCGTTGAGCCGGAAGAAGCCAAGCTGTCTGTCAAAGACGGAGCAACCTATGTGTCAGTAGATATAACTGTAACTAATACAGGGACTGTTTTTGCCGGTAAAGAGGTTGTTCAGGTCTATTATGAGGCTCCGCAAGGCCAGCTGGGCCAGCCGGCCAGAGCGCTCGCTGCTTTCGGCAAGACAGGACTTCTTCAGCCGGGCCAATCCGAGCGCCTTACGGTAAGCTTCCCTGTTCATATTATGGCTTCTTATGATGATGCCGGTGTGACCGGGCATGCTTCTGCGTATGTGCTGGAAGCCGGAACTTACCGCTTCTACGCAGGCACCAGCGTCAAGTCGCTGACAGCGCTCACTGTCGATGGACAAGACGGCTATGCTGTGGAGGAGCTTCAGATTGTGCAGCAGCTGGAAGAGGCCATGGCACCGGTCGAGAGCTTCACCAGAATGATGCCGGGCGCCCGCAAAGCGGACGGATCCTATGAGCTGACTTATGTTGAGGCACCAAAGCGGAAGATCTCCATGGCGGAACGGATTGAGAAGAGGCTTCCAAAGACGCTGGAGCAGACCGGGGATCAAGGATACAAACTGAAAGATGTACATGAAGGAAAGGTCAGCATCGAGGCCTTCATCGCCCAGCTTAGCGACGAAGATCTGGCAGCGATTGTCAGAGGCGAAGGCATGAGCAGCCCGCTGGTAACACCGGGTACAGCTTCGGCCTTTGGCGGCGTGAGTGATCAGCTGTTCAGCTATGGCATTCCGGTTGCCTGTACGGCAGACGGCCCGTCTGGTATCCGCATGGACAGCGGACAAAAGGCCACCCAGGTTGCCATCGGCACCCTGCTTGCGGCTACCTGGAATGCGGACCTGGTCGAGGAGCTGTACGTGATGGAAGGCCGGGAGCTGGTAAGAAATGATGTCGATACGCTGCTCGGACCAGGTCTTAACATCCGGCGCAGTCCGCTTAACGGTCGGAACTTTGAATATTTCTCGGAAGATCCGCTGATTTCAGGGGTATTCGCTGCAGCCTGCACCCGCGGAATTCAAAAAGGCGGCTCCAATGCCACGCTGAAGCATTTTGCCTGCAACAACCAGGAGAAGTACCGCAGCAAGGTGGACGCCGTTGTCTCTGAACGCGCCCTGCGGGAGATCTACCTGAAAGGCTTTGAAATTGCAGTTAAAGAAGGCGGAGCAAATTCAATCATGACCTCCTATAATCCGGTTAACGGACACTGGGCGGCTTCCAACTATGATTTGAATACCACGATTCTCCGCGGCGAATGGGGCTTCGATGGCATTGTTATGACCGACTGGTGGGCAATCATGAACAATGTCAGCGAAGGCGGTCCGGCGAGCCGGAAATATACCAACTGGATGGTCCGTGCACAAAATGATCTGTACATGGTTGTCAGCAACTATGGCGCAGAAACCAATGTATGGGGCGACAATACGATTGAATCGCTTGCAGACGGTACGCTTACCCGCGGTGAGCTGCAGCGCAGTGCCATGAACATCTGCAGGTTCATCATGCAGGCGCCGGTGTTCTCCAGAGATCAGGTGATCGAAGAGACGATTGATACCTTCAAGGCTAATGCATCTCTGCCGCAGGAGCAGGCACAGTCAAGTGCTGAGGTTAAACCGGCTGCAGCCGGGTCCACGTTCATGAACGTGGAGCAGGCCGGTGTATACCGTGTCTTTGCGAATGTCATGTCTCCGGATACCGAGCTTGCGCAGAGCGCGTGCAATCTGACTCTGAACGGTCAGACAGTGACCACCATTCAGACGAATGGTACTGAAGGACAATGGATTAAGCTGAAGCTTGTCAAAGTGGAGCTTGAAGCAGGCCTGTACGAGCTGAAGTTTGATTACGTGAAGCCGGGCATCCAGATCGGTTCCCTGGAGTTCAAACAAGTCTAACGGACATTCAGGCCCTTTTTTGGGGCTTGTACCTCAGCTGAAGAAAATCCGATGCAAAAGACACCTTTTTGGGTGTCTTTTCGTCTAAGTGATTAACCGCCTATGCCAACACAGACTATATTCAGATGACAGGGAGAGGACTAATCATGAAAAAGCAACTTCTATTAACGTTATTGATCAGCAGTATCGTATTCGCCGGATGCGGCAGCAATGCCGGGAACAGTGCCGGGAACCAGACGGCGGCGCCGGAGCAGACGCAGCAAGTACAGGCCACCGCCAAGCAGGCACAGGAAACTGTGCCGGAAGCAACACCGGCGCCGGAAAGCACAGAAGCGCCGGCGGAAGCTTCGCCTGCAGCGGCAGATGGCGCTGCAGCTTCACAGACACAGCAGCAGTACCTGCAGAAGCTGGATGATATAGAGGCAGGGCTCAAGGATCTGCAGCCCTTGTACGATGAAGGAATTACAGCATCTATGCACGAAGCAGCGGGCGAAGAATATGAACGCTGGGATACAGCGCTGAATGATATTTACAGTGAGCTGAAGCGACAGCTGCCTGAGGACGAAATGGCGGAGCTGAAGGAAGCACAGCTGGACTGGATCGCCTACAGAGACGAGACAGCGAAGACAGCATCGTTAGCGTATGAAGGCGGCACTATGGAAGCGCTGGAATATACAGCGACTCTGGCCAGTGTTACGAAGGAAAGATGCTATGAGCTGGTTCAGCAGTATATGAAGTAATTGTGCAGTGATTTTCAGAAGATTCTCTATCCGGATTAGCCGGAACTCCAGGACGTTATAACAAAAGGACCCTTTAGAGAAGCAGCATGTTCTCTTAGGGTCCTTTTACATTTTACCGTCCCATCAGACCTTTCAGTCCTTCCATAAAAGGCTTGATCTGTTTGATCATGCCGTAGCCCATCTTCATGACCGGCATCGCCTTTTGGACTATACCGAAGAGGCGCAAGCCTCCGCCCAGTAAGCCGCCGAATCCCCCGGCTCCACCGCCTGCCAGCCCGCCCAGTGCAGCTCCGCCGCCTCCGCCGCCAAGGAGGGAACCCAAGAGCGGCATAAATGCGGATACTTCTGCTTTTTGCTGGCGGAAATGCTGACGGGAAGGAGTCCTTCCCGGTTTGCGGCTGCGCTGCGGTTTACGGGGAGCGGGCGGATGCGAGAGAATCAGGGCTTCTTTTTCCAGTCCGGTTATCCATCCGACATAGGAACGGCCGTCATGCAGCGTGATGCAGACCTTGTGGCCCTTGAGGCGTTTGGCCTGCTTGCGGACCTTTGCTGAACTCGCCATCGAAGATCACCTCATTGTTCTATTTACTTTATAGTACACAGGGAATTGCATACTGCTTGTGCTCGTGTATCGTACAGGGCAGGAATATTTCAGGCGGATGATGAATTTTATTCAATCTGCTACGGAACTTACTTCATGGGGCGTGTGTTAGGAGAAGGCTTTATAACCATTGTCTGCCCTGGAAGGGGCTCAAATTTTAGTGGGATTTTTTCCACTTAATTCTTCTGTTTTTTATGATTTATTATTGTTAGATGGAAAACCTCCCGTTAATTCTAAGCTTACAGGCACTTTTGAATGAAATCAGGCTGATTAAGCGGAGTTTTTCCCATTAATGTTGTCATACCGGTACTTATGGAGAAATTAAATGGAGAAATTCCTGTTAGAGTGATAAGTGTGTGCTCTACGCTAGCTTGGATAGTCATGTGAAACTGCATTTCAGATCAAAACTGTACCCCCATGCCTTTGTTAAGATCAGCAGTGAAAGGAGGGAGACTTCAATGTACGAATGGAATGAGCTGGTCCAGCGGATGGTGGATTGGATTGACGGGGATCTGACGTCGGCGCCGACACTGATGAGAATGTCAGAACAGCTTGGTTATTCACCCTACTACTGTACCAGACAGTTTCATGCCCTGACCGGGATGACTCTGCGGGATTATATCTGGCAGCGCCGGATCAGCCGTGCCGCTCTGGAGCTCCGTGACAGTGATACGCGCATACTGGATATTGCAGTCAAATACGGATTCTCCTCACAGGAAGCGTTCTCGCGGGCTTTTGTCAAAGCCTTCAGGGTCACGCCCGGTGCTTACCGTAAGTCACCAAGGCCCATTCCGCTGGCCATCCGTGCTGAAGTATTCTCGCCTTATCACTATCTGATCAGGGAGCGCGATAAAATGAGGGAAGTTCATCTGCAGGAAGCGGAGATCAAG
Coding sequences:
- a CDS encoding LSm family protein; this translates as MASSAKVRKQAKRLKGHKVCITLHDGRSYVGWITGLEKEALILSHPPAPRKPQRSRKPGRTPSRQHFRQQKAEVSAFMPLLGSLLGGGGGGAALGGLAGGGAGGFGGLLGGGLRLFGIVQKAMPVMKMGYGMIKQIKPFMEGLKGLMGR
- a CDS encoding extracellular solute-binding protein — protein: MKRMAAGITSLVLIMGLLAGCSGNGSSNSSAPTNESASTDTPAAAKPVKLTMWGGVPPESGPQEVIDNWNKDHPEIQVEYVRFVNDDDGNLKLDTAMITGQDVDLFVNYTISQASKRVDSNLAADLSQFTDYNIDEKMGADAESWKIGGKYYGVPTTKSPFFIALNKDALDAAGLPVPKDWTWDELREYAKKLKAGNQYSFIQNMEPFVDPIDSVLSQEGYTKSDGSSNLDHPLVRKWLETLDTMMKEDKTTPPLGEQLTSKMPVEQVFLSGDVPMLNIGAWLLRSSNNFTDFPRDFKIAFAPVPRLAESADQFVSRGGLGDYISINAKSKKQAEAWEFLKWYSDGGMAPMAAGGRLPASKDANQDDALSSLLGDKKDTYDLDSLMYVMFDNQTPTYVRSLPQEVMDMRSQEYEKYFLGSQSLDQTLDAMVTRHNTYLKQTK
- a CDS encoding glycoside hydrolase family 3 C-terminal domain-containing protein, producing the protein MRIGENTLSTQLGIPLEGFAEFSRVVAAEGAVLLRNEGQVLPLQKGDNVAVFGRIQVNYYRSGTGSGGSVHVSHTTNLLDGLRSKQDITVNEELAGVYEKWIESNPFDNGGGGWAAEPWHQKEMPLTDELVSKARSQSGKAIVVIGRTAGEDQDNADEPGSYQLTADEKAMLKAVTAHFEQTVVVLNVSNIIDMSWVNDEGYAHPIAGIIYAWQGGMEGGNAIADVLAGEVTPSGKLTDTIARSIEDYPSTRNYGNEFKNIYQEDIYVGYRYFETFCPEKVQYEFGYGLSYTTFTVEPEEAKLSVKDGATYVSVDITVTNTGTVFAGKEVVQVYYEAPQGQLGQPARALAAFGKTGLLQPGQSERLTVSFPVHIMASYDDAGVTGHASAYVLEAGTYRFYAGTSVKSLTALTVDGQDGYAVEELQIVQQLEEAMAPVESFTRMMPGARKADGSYELTYVEAPKRKISMAERIEKRLPKTLEQTGDQGYKLKDVHEGKVSIEAFIAQLSDEDLAAIVRGEGMSSPLVTPGTASAFGGVSDQLFSYGIPVACTADGPSGIRMDSGQKATQVAIGTLLAATWNADLVEELYVMEGRELVRNDVDTLLGPGLNIRRSPLNGRNFEYFSEDPLISGVFAAACTRGIQKGGSNATLKHFACNNQEKYRSKVDAVVSERALREIYLKGFEIAVKEGGANSIMTSYNPVNGHWAASNYDLNTTILRGEWGFDGIVMTDWWAIMNNVSEGGPASRKYTNWMVRAQNDLYMVVSNYGAETNVWGDNTIESLADGTLTRGELQRSAMNICRFIMQAPVFSRDQVIEETIDTFKANASLPQEQAQSSAEVKPAAAGSTFMNVEQAGVYRVFANVMSPDTELAQSACNLTLNGQTVTTIQTNGTEGQWIKLKLVKVELEAGLYELKFDYVKPGIQIGSLEFKQV
- a CDS encoding lysozyme inhibitor LprI family protein, producing the protein MKKQLLLTLLISSIVFAGCGSNAGNSAGNQTAAPEQTQQVQATAKQAQETVPEATPAPESTEAPAEASPAAADGAAASQTQQQYLQKLDDIEAGLKDLQPLYDEGITASMHEAAGEEYERWDTALNDIYSELKRQLPEDEMAELKEAQLDWIAYRDETAKTASLAYEGGTMEALEYTATLASVTKERCYELVQQYMK
- a CDS encoding polysaccharide lyase family 8 super-sandwich domain-containing protein; the encoded protein is MKSFRSIRTFTLLFVCIALTITGLPLKSAYSATLDPEYDTARGKWFDMLAGGLYDASDPDIAAAIQSITAKAQDNWKSMNKVPAGRTYLWSDLAANSTNPTHIRLSYQKLYEMALAYQTAGSSLQGDPGLRDSVLEGLEFLYGSYYNNSVTPYGNWWEWEIGAPLALNDSVVLMYDELSSAAVQNYMNAIQHFAAGPKDTGANRVWSCAITIGRGILSQDETLIRKGVNGLSPVFGYVTSGDGFYEDGSFIQHEKFAYNGSYGLSLIENLSTALYLVTGTSWDVTDPASENVYRWVNDSFIPFVYKGALMDMVRGRDISVFSRQDHATGHRMIAAIVKIAQSAPEQEALRYKSMIKYWLQNDTTHSVYENQSIDFIQRTKAIMANPHISPAKEPVQTKIYSAMDRAVHLRPGFGIGISMFSKRIANFETTNGQNLKGWYTGAGMTYLYNGDSNQYGENYWPTVNAYRMPGTTAVNGKPMTAESLSPQTWAGGTALSEGFGTVGLSFEHLGADVTSAMQAKKSWFLFDDEMVALGTGITSTYGSNDVETIVENRKINTAGDNPLTVNGILKPSTAGWSETMTGVKWAHLAGSSPGSDIGYYFPGVATIEGLREERSGKWFDISKYSGVLEPGNPTHTNRFLNLYFNHGTAPTDASYAYALLPNQTAAQVSSYAGNPDFIVLANNSSVQAVKEKKLHAVGANFWTQTEQSVDIIKSSGKAAVMVKENPGSDLFLAVSDPNQPASGTVTLTLDKSARSVLSADPRITVQRLSPFIQVTVDVGGSKGQPIEAKFALETSNAVHIEAEEYSKMSGIRRTSTTDVNGAYHISGSNGSWAAYKQLDFGPGTPDINLRMATANSGGTLELRMDSETGPLVGSLAVKSTGGWSAWSTITVPLTGANGIHDLYLLLKRPDTLGVASINWLEYQWRDDTSDKTPPIIHLAPDTTEPSGRDIIVTADIQDDSGISVTRWTYGDQPVSYFASGGTALERASVTGTTYYSFNAQHNGVYTVYAQDLAGNEAVSTLKIDNITRGQPAILLIPSPTLPTSGNVSVIAAVNVQSGLASLKYDWGQFDMAHFTKGGGIILSDPSVPIEATENGWITVYIRDGAGNEKLQQIQVSNIDRDKPLLTLLGESVVQIAQGSNYQDDGVIAEDATEGDLASRVIVTGNPVDTSKSGIYKIYYDVTDTAGNAADRVERTVKVTTADKPASQPQWPAGSSLDITDIAPTSLKLNWPYATDDTGVAGYRLYVNGTELADIPGDESSYTLTGLTPDTKYNVKLTAYNPDDLENEGLTLVVYTLRSSGDGGSTGSITSGSALVSPGNTALQQVELHADGQILPLSFILLEKEWVYRAETRLSSAAIKAVPADSTAVIRLKNAQVDEHGLVLLREGDNVFEIEVSTADGASRIYPLIIHRTAAEPAGTVPVLTDLSGHWAEQSVSDALSDGIISGYPDGSFRPDQPVTRAEFAVLLMKALHLEAGSAELAFTDRSLIGAWAQGAISAAVESKVIKGYSDGSFKPASVLSRAEMAVMIARALGQEPASHKAADFEDHSSIPEWAAGSVQLLGRLGIVNGRGGNLFQPQAPATRAEVVVTLQRMLEQQVDL